GGGCGCTTTCCTCcccccatgggcactgcagggtGCCCCTGGTGCCAGAAGGTTACTTTGCTacccctgggcactgcagggcaccccttgtgccagaagggcccaTTGCTCCCCCcacgggcactgcagggcactccttatgccagaagggccctttgctccccgcacgggcactgcagggcacccctggtgcctgagggccctttgctcccccccatgggcactgcagggcagaggagtggaagaggtttttgcacctttcctctccccatcaaagcacagaggcagaggaaCTTTGGGACACGCAGCACTCCAGGACAGTTTCTGTGCCAGATTTGGTGGCCAGAACTAACCAAGGGGCAATGAGCCCCTGAAGGACACCccgaaggagaaggaggagctggagctggatttcactgctgctgggcatcacCATGGCCCCCAGGGCGTGCCCAGGGGTGTGGCAGGGCTCTGCGGTGGGGCCACGCCCGCAGGCCATTGTGACGCAATGCCCAGAGGGTATTtaaggagctgtgcctgcctgggctgccaCTCCCGGAggagcagctctcaggagcagccATCCCCTGGGTGCCCTCGGCAGATCCGCGGGTTCCAGGCCCTGCGCCAGGCGGTGCCGCGGGAGCAGAGTGCTGAGGCTCGGCCGTCCGGCATGGGGCTGGCAGCATCCTCCCAGCGggaggccacagcctccctgcccgcacccagcagctgccaggctgcgaCCCAGACGCGGTGCTGGCTGCCGCAGCCTGCCAGGcaggtgctggggctgtgccgcGCTGCGGGGCCCGGCTCGGGCGGCAGCGCAGGGGCGCAGCAGGACGGAGCAAGCTGCCAGGCTTTGGAGCAGCTCAAGGGCATGGTGCAGGAGATGAAGGAGATGGTGAGTAGGGGGCGCAGGCAGAGAGGCTCTCgggtgctgggcacaggtgcAGCATGGCGCTGGGGGCATGCAGGAGTGGCCCTGCTGGCCTTGGCTTGGTGCTGGCACTCGCCCATCCCAAAGCTCTTGGCCAGCCCAAGCCGTTCCCTGGCTCCCTGCTATGATGCCCATGGAGAAGCAGGCgagtgcccagcaccagcccagcaaggggctgctgagccagcgGCACAGGAGGCAGCAAGTCAGGGatgggggcaggagggaggccATGGGTGGGCACAGAGGCTACTCTGGGAGTGAGAGTGCCAgggcctggggctgccaggggagtgAGGCCACAGGAGCTTCCCAAGGGCAAGGGCCACTCTGCTcacccagcctctcctctccttctcttgcagagtgacagcctgatccagtgtgtgacacagccctgccctcaggACAGAGTGCCCAGGGTGCCAGCCTCGCCaactctgcccacagccaggcagaaggcatcgggagcagaggccagcacaggccaggctgagctcatggcgcagcaggaggagctggacgaggccagcccagctgctgctgcgctccctgaggaggccacagcagtgccgcTGCAGGCGAAACCTTCTCTGCACAACCTCCGAGCCTACAGAGGACTCCTGTGGGACTGCAACAACACAGTCGTGGGCTTCGCTGACATCTTTGCtcgggagctggagaagagcagagttgTGGCGCAGAGCCTCGGCGTGTGCACAGCAGGAAtgactcctgcagcccctgcgggcagaaggcagagccaggagcCTGTTCTGCACAACCTGCGAGTGCAGGACGGGCTCCTGCTGGACTCCAGCAGCAGAGTCGTGGGCTCggctgagctctctgctcagtagctgcagcagcagccagacgtGGCCCACAGGGTGcaaagctgtgggcagccttgTGGGGACTCCGAGGAATTCCCTGGGCAGGAGATCgtggctgggctctgcttgctctgcggcagcagcagcagcagcagcaagagctggcaCAAAGCTCTCCTgtgccaagggcagcagtggctcCAGCAGCCCCTCAGGATGCAAGCGAGGGGACCttggaggggaagagggaggggggagggggctggaagagggagggagggaggggggagggggctggggtcgGGAACCCTGCTGGACACTTGGATTGTGCCTGGCAGGggcactgtgtttctgtgccacCCTGAGTGTGTGCCCTGGGTTGGTATTTTTAAAGAGAGCAGGCAGAAATTAAACTCAAAATCAAatgggagagaaaatacagaattctgTTTGGAGAGAGAACACAGCCACAGACATTACAGAGCAGttaccatggcaaaccccctgcaagtttcccccatccccaaaaaaaCTAAATCTGTCAGAGGTCTCTGGGcacacacagccacaggcaggctctgtctgcacagcagttcagtcacagctctgcagggcactaCGCAGggcctgggcagggcagcacaaggagcggtgggcagcagtgccaggcaggagctgcagctgcacagcagcacaaaggtctctgctgtgggggtgctggagcccttctggcccagggcagcacagcagcgCCAAGCTGCTGCCCAAGAGGATGTTCATTATCTCCCCTGCAACAGGTGGAGAGGCCTTGAGTGCAAGGGCAGGGAGGAAGAAGCCCTTCCAGAGCCAAGTgctcctgggctggcag
This genomic window from Pogoniulus pusillus isolate bPogPus1 chromosome 19, bPogPus1.pri, whole genome shotgun sequence contains:
- the LOC135183745 gene encoding uncharacterized protein LOC135183745; translated protein: MPRGYLRSCACLGCHSRRSSSQEQPSPGCPRQIRGFQALRQAVPREQSAEARPSGMGLAASSQREATASLPAPSSCQAATQTRCWLPQPARQVLGLCRAAGPGSGGSAGAQQDGASCQALEQLKGMVQEMKEMSDSLIQCVTQPCPQDRVPRVPASPTLPTARQKASGAEASTGQAELMAQQEELDEASPAAAALPEEATAVPLQAKPSLHNLRAYRGLLWDCNNTVVGFADIFARELEKSRVVAQSLGVCTAGMTPAAPAGRRQSQEPVLHNLRVQDGLLLDSSSRVVGSAELSAQ